In a genomic window of Streptomyces koelreuteriae:
- a CDS encoding sugar ABC transporter ATP-binding protein — protein MTRAPDPNNRPSLVDGPAAAPSPAGSVGVAGVVKRFGAVQALGGVSLDFPGGRVTALMGENGAGKSTLLKILTGDHQPTEGRVVVDGERVELGSPADARAAGIRIIPQEPEIIPHISVAENVYAGSLPRRRGRWFDRAELLRRVEADLERLGFAGVLDPGLLGSELTPAQRQLVEIMRALTGDTQARLIAFDEPTSSLSEHEVEALFALIRRLRDQGIAVVYVSHRMQEIFQLADRIAVLRDGALAGVQDAHATDEGELVRLMVGRDLTTMFSRERVSPGRLVLDVQGVTTDDVTGIDLRVHAGEVVGLAGLIGAGRSELALALAGDLPVHSGVVTLDGRHLRPGRPGEAVRAGLGLAPEERKAQALFLHRSIRDNTSTVVLDRLRRFRFVRRGAERRLAQQYVDRLRVRTPSIEHEVRKLSGGNQQKVVLARWLARKPKVLILDEPTRGIDVGAKAEIYRIIADLAREGVALLVISSELPELLGLADRVVVMQSGRITGELDRDEATEESILALAMADDIVGADASGASS, from the coding sequence ATGACCAGAGCACCTGATCCGAACAACCGCCCGAGCCTCGTCGACGGTCCTGCCGCGGCCCCGTCCCCGGCGGGCTCCGTCGGCGTGGCCGGGGTGGTCAAGCGGTTCGGCGCCGTCCAAGCGCTGGGCGGCGTCTCGCTCGACTTCCCCGGCGGCCGGGTCACCGCCTTGATGGGCGAGAACGGCGCCGGGAAGTCCACCCTGCTGAAGATCCTCACCGGTGACCATCAACCGACCGAGGGCCGGGTCGTCGTGGACGGCGAGCGCGTCGAACTGGGCTCCCCCGCCGATGCCCGCGCCGCGGGCATCCGGATCATCCCGCAGGAGCCGGAGATCATCCCGCACATCTCGGTCGCCGAGAACGTCTACGCCGGCTCGCTGCCCCGTCGGCGCGGACGGTGGTTCGACCGGGCCGAACTGCTCCGCCGGGTCGAGGCGGACCTGGAGCGGCTCGGGTTCGCCGGCGTCCTCGACCCCGGGCTGCTGGGCTCCGAGCTCACTCCGGCCCAGCGTCAACTCGTCGAGATCATGCGTGCGTTGACGGGAGACACGCAGGCGCGGCTGATCGCCTTCGACGAGCCGACCTCCTCGCTGTCCGAGCACGAGGTCGAGGCGCTCTTCGCACTGATCCGCCGGCTGCGGGACCAGGGCATCGCGGTCGTGTACGTGTCCCATCGGATGCAGGAGATCTTCCAGCTCGCCGACCGGATCGCCGTACTGCGCGACGGCGCTCTCGCCGGCGTCCAGGACGCCCACGCCACCGACGAGGGCGAACTCGTACGCCTCATGGTCGGCCGCGACCTGACCACGATGTTCTCCCGCGAGCGCGTCTCCCCCGGCCGCCTGGTCCTGGACGTCCAGGGGGTCACCACCGACGACGTCACCGGCATCGACCTCCGGGTGCACGCCGGCGAGGTGGTCGGGCTGGCCGGACTCATCGGGGCGGGACGGTCGGAGCTGGCCCTGGCCCTCGCCGGTGACCTGCCCGTCCACAGCGGTGTCGTCACCCTGGACGGCCGGCATCTGCGGCCGGGCAGGCCAGGCGAGGCCGTCCGGGCGGGTCTCGGGCTGGCCCCGGAGGAGCGCAAGGCGCAGGCTCTGTTCCTGCACCGCTCGATCCGCGACAACACCTCCACGGTGGTCCTGGACCGGCTGCGCCGATTCCGCTTCGTGCGGCGGGGTGCGGAGCGGCGACTGGCGCAGCAGTACGTGGACCGGCTGCGGGTGCGCACCCCCTCGATCGAGCACGAGGTGCGCAAGCTGTCCGGAGGCAATCAGCAGAAGGTCGTGCTGGCGCGATGGCTGGCCCGTAAGCCGAAGGTGCTGATCCTCGACGAGCCCACGCGCGGCATCGACGTCGGCGCGAAGGCGGAGATCTACCGGATCATCGCCGACCTGGCGAGGGAGGGCGTGGCTCTGCTGGTCATCTCATCCGAGCTGCCCGAACTCCTCGGTCTCGCCGACCGCGTCGTCGTGATGCAGTCGGGCCGGATCACCGGCGAACTCGACCGCGACGAAGCCACCGAAGAATCCATACTCGCCCTCGCGATGGCGGACGACATCGTCGGCGCCGACGCCTCTGGAGCATCCTCATGA
- a CDS encoding substrate-binding domain-containing protein — protein MPLSHRHAPVAASLLLTLGLTTTACSSGKEEAKNDTVAKADGKITLTYLQKQGDQEYFVGEAAGAKAKAAELGIDLKVVNLGNDANKTVSEVQSAIAQKTNGVIVVVPDPAVGPQVVQTARDARIALLTSDDQICTTGPDPAACAKGDLVPRVGFSGSQMGKEVGRRAAAEFEKAGWNAAETRVISAWKQDVTVCGDRVAGAKKAFEAAVPGVRNIDVATDNTPTGAQDKIAATVTANPSVKNWVVWGCNDENVMGGVTALQNAGVKPAHVVGVGLGAYLACKEWQSDKPTGMKAALFINGKDVGALAVQTMYDKLKNGMDFPLEAFAPTTMVDSTSWKKAGLTCG, from the coding sequence ATGCCCCTGTCCCACCGCCATGCCCCCGTGGCCGCAAGCCTGTTACTCACGCTGGGCCTGACGACGACCGCTTGTTCCTCCGGCAAGGAGGAGGCCAAGAACGACACCGTCGCCAAGGCCGACGGCAAGATCACCTTGACGTACCTTCAGAAGCAGGGAGATCAGGAGTACTTCGTCGGCGAGGCCGCCGGCGCCAAGGCGAAAGCCGCCGAACTCGGTATCGATCTCAAGGTCGTGAACCTCGGCAACGACGCCAACAAGACGGTCAGCGAGGTCCAGTCGGCCATCGCCCAGAAGACCAACGGCGTCATCGTCGTCGTGCCGGACCCGGCCGTCGGCCCCCAGGTCGTCCAGACCGCCAGGGACGCGAGGATCGCCCTGCTGACCTCGGACGACCAGATCTGCACCACCGGCCCGGACCCGGCCGCCTGCGCCAAGGGCGACCTCGTGCCCCGGGTCGGCTTCAGCGGCTCCCAGATGGGCAAGGAGGTCGGCCGGCGTGCGGCGGCCGAGTTCGAGAAGGCCGGCTGGAATGCGGCCGAGACTCGCGTCATCTCCGCCTGGAAGCAGGACGTCACCGTATGCGGCGACCGTGTCGCCGGGGCCAAGAAGGCATTCGAGGCAGCCGTGCCGGGCGTCAGGAACATCGACGTCGCCACCGACAACACCCCGACCGGCGCGCAGGACAAGATCGCGGCCACCGTCACCGCCAACCCGAGCGTCAAGAACTGGGTCGTCTGGGGCTGCAACGACGAGAACGTCATGGGCGGGGTGACGGCGCTGCAGAACGCGGGCGTCAAGCCCGCCCACGTCGTCGGCGTCGGGCTCGGCGCATATCTGGCCTGCAAGGAGTGGCAGTCGGACAAGCCGACGGGCATGAAGGCCGCGCTGTTCATCAACGGCAAGGACGTCGGCGCGCTCGCCGTCCAGACCATGTACGACAAGCTCAAGAACGGCATGGACTTCCCGCTCGAGGCCTTCGCCCCCACCACCATGGTCGACTCCACGAGCTGGAAGAAGGCCGGACTCACCTGCGGCTGA